A region from the Fundulus heteroclitus isolate FHET01 chromosome 22, MU-UCD_Fhet_4.1, whole genome shotgun sequence genome encodes:
- the LOC118557195 gene encoding E3 ubiquitin/ISG15 ligase TRIM25-like — MEQNQLDRETFSCSICLDLLKDPVTTSCGHSYCMKCIKAHWDEEDQKGIHSCPQCRETFIPRPALKKNTILAALVEQLKKTGVQAAPADHCYAGPEDVACDVCTGRKLKAIKSCLVCLASYCEKHLQPHYDSAAFKKHKLVEPSKNLQENICSRHDEVMKIFCRTDQKSICYLCLMDDHKGHDTVSAAAERTERQRELRVRRENIQQRIQDREKDVKLLQQELEAINRSAAKTVEDSEKIFTELIHLIQKRSSDVKQQIRSQQETEGSRVKELQEKLEQEITELKRKDAELKQLSDTEDHNQFLNNYPSLSALSESTHSSSIKIRPLSYFEDVTAAVSELRDILQDILRDAWTNISLRLTEVEVLLSEPEPKSRAGFLKYSCKITLNPNTANSYLALSEGNRKVTWMNQPQSYSRHPDRFTGCSQVLSRESLTGRCYWEVEIREDVYVAVAYKNIRRAGRDECGFGFDDKSWALICYLNSFHFGHNSICTSISGPVSPRVGVYLDHRAGILSFYSISETMTLLHRVQTTFTQPLYAGVWVGLRGSAEFCKPK; from the coding sequence atggagcagaaccagctggaccgagaaaccttctcctgttcgatctgtctggatctactgaaggatccAGTGACTACTtcctgtggacacagctactgtatgaagtGTATTAAAGCACACTGGGATGAAGAGGATCAGAAaggaatccacagctgccctcagtgcagggAGACCTTCATACCAAGGCCTGCTCTGAAGAAAAACACTATATTAGCagctttagtggagcagctgaagaagactggagtccaagctgctcctgctgatcactgctatgctggacctgaagatgtggcaTGTGATGTCTgcactggaagaaaactgaaagccatcaaGTCCTGTTTAGTCTGTTTGGCCTCTTACtgtgagaaacaccttcagcctcattatgattcagctgcatttaagaaacacaagctggtggagccctccaagaacctccaggagaacatctgctctcgtcatgatgaggtgatgaagatctTCTGCCGTACTGATCAGAAGTCTATCTGTTATCTCTGTTTAATGGATGACCATAAAGGCCACGACACAgtctcagctgcagcagaaaggacggagaggcagagagagctccgggtgagacgagaaaacatccagcagagaatccaggacagagagaaagatgtgaagctgcttcaacaggagctggaggccatcaaCCGCTCTGCTGctaaaacagtggaggacagtgagaagatcttcactGAGCTGATCCatctcatccagaaaagaagctctgatgtgaagcagcagatcagatcgcagcaggaaactgaagggagtcgagtcaaagagcttcaggagaagctggagcaggagatcactgagctgaagaggaaagacgctgagctgaagcagctctcagacacagaggatcacaaccagtttctcaacaactacccctcactgtcagcactcagtgagtctacacactcatccagcatcaagatccgtcctctgagctactttgaggatgtgacagcagctgtgtcagagctcagagatatactacaggacatcctgagagacgcatggacaaacatctcactgagactCACTGAGGTAGAGGTTTtactgtcagaaccagaaccaaagagcagagctggattcCTGAAATATTCATGTAAAATCACACTGAatccaaacacagcaaacagttATCTGGCACTATCAGAGGggaacagaaaagtgacatGGATGAATCAACCTCAGTCTTATTCTAGacatccagacagattcacaGGTTGTTCTCAAGTTctgagtagagagagtctgactggacgttgttactgggaggtggagatAAGAGAGGATGTTTATGTAGCAGTTGCATACAAGAATATCCGCAGAGCAGGAAGGGATGAATGTGGATTTGGATTTGATGACAAATCTTGGGCATTAATTTGTTACCTAAACAGTTTTCATTTTGGTCACAACAGCATCTGCACCTCCATCTCAGGTCCAGTTTCCCCCagagtaggagtgtacctggatcacagagcaggtattctgtccttctacagcatctctgaaaccatgactctcctccacagagtccagaccacgtTCACTCAGCCGCTATATGCAGGAGTTTGGGTTGGTCTTAgaggttctgctgagttctgtaAACCCAAATAG